The following proteins come from a genomic window of [Limnothrix rosea] IAM M-220:
- a CDS encoding sensor histidine kinase: MSKIEAHQIKLNKEYFEMDDVVATLQDIFQLQAQMKQLAFRVEVDRQVPRYLFGDRGKLQQVVINLLSNAFKFTTAGEIHLKFWSDNVLPQDTRDTSPLRLYCQVRDTGIGIAPEELELLFAPFIQTSAGKQVQEGTGLGLSISKHFVELMAGEIQVTSQVSQGSCFQFFVTLHTASQCRNDISPETTAAIAPLSEKKRILIVNSSTDGSPSWHDFSRDKIDIKQATNRDAVVSLICHWQPHLVVIDRDANKIDIATLLLEIPTKIHVSPYVIMASQNPLSTIEQDHLRILGCDGFVTNSSVDPKILPVLMKYLGVEYTSVEYTSIEAHQHNHRSLGDGRAQAPAISQASYINSVLSQTDASWRQRLRIAAIAARETTIRQLLTEITETYPALSQHLHHYLNNLAFDTIVKLIDDIEES; this comes from the coding sequence ATGTCCAAAATTGAAGCTCATCAAATCAAGCTTAACAAGGAATATTTTGAGATGGATGATGTGGTGGCAACTCTGCAAGATATTTTTCAGTTACAGGCACAAATGAAACAGCTTGCTTTTCGTGTGGAAGTGGATAGGCAAGTTCCTCGCTATTTGTTCGGCGATCGCGGCAAGTTACAACAGGTGGTGATTAATCTCCTCAGTAATGCTTTTAAGTTTACGACGGCAGGGGAAATCCATCTCAAATTTTGGTCGGATAATGTACTTCCCCAAGACACAAGGGATACTTCGCCATTGCGTCTTTACTGCCAAGTCCGGGATACAGGTATTGGTATTGCTCCGGAGGAACTGGAGCTGTTATTTGCGCCCTTTATTCAAACGAGTGCAGGGAAGCAAGTCCAGGAAGGCACAGGTCTGGGATTATCGATTTCTAAGCATTTTGTCGAGCTAATGGCGGGGGAAATCCAGGTTACCAGTCAGGTCTCCCAAGGCAGCTGCTTTCAATTTTTTGTCACGCTTCACACGGCATCGCAGTGTCGTAACGACATTTCACCGGAAACAACGGCGGCGATCGCCCCACTGTCAGAGAAGAAGCGCATTTTAATCGTCAATAGTTCAACCGATGGCTCACCAAGCTGGCACGACTTTAGCCGCGACAAAATTGACATCAAACAAGCCACGAACCGCGATGCTGTCGTCTCTCTCATCTGCCATTGGCAGCCCCATCTTGTCGTCATTGATCGAGATGCAAACAAGATTGATATTGCGACTTTACTGTTAGAGATACCGACTAAAATCCATGTTTCGCCATACGTCATTATGGCTAGTCAAAACCCTTTATCTACCATAGAGCAAGACCATTTGCGTATCCTCGGTTGCGATGGTTTTGTGACAAATTCATCGGTGGATCCGAAAATCCTTCCTGTTCTGATGAAATATCTTGGTGTTGAATATACGAGTGTTGAATATACGAGTATCGAAGCGCATCAACACAATCATCGATCCTTAGGGGATGGCAGGGCGCAGGCTCCTGCAATTTCCCAGGCATCGTACATTAACTCAGTTCTTTCTCAAACCGATGCATCTTGGCGTCAACGGCTACGGATAGCGGCGATCGCCGCCCGGGAAACAACCATTCGGCAACTACTCACTGAGATCACCGAAACCTATCCAGCCCTAAGCCAACATCTACATCATTACCTCAACAACCTCGCCTTTGATACCATTGTGAAACTCATTGATGACATCGAAGAATCATGA
- a CDS encoding hybrid sensor histidine kinase/response regulator: MMMPPFRTEYTGDILIVDDIPENLQLLFEILNEEGHEVRRVLNGQQALKTVAVDPPDLILLDIKMPILDGYEVCKTLKADHQTANIPIIFLSALNDVLDKAKAFSAGGVDYINKPFDVYEVLVRVNNQLKLLETTRTLTQRNQELEILNRDLEAFNYMVSHDLRRPLTRLLGFCELLADGELGVADRAEAMEIISNAGTEMNQIISDLMRLATVSQGELQLEMVNLSTMAIAIAAQLQNQNPERQSQIDIAPDLIIAGDRRLLKIALENLLENAWKYSSEKALTKIDFFQADNGHFCIRDNGIGFDSNQQNQIFTPFTRLHKERNFAGTGIGLTIVQRIIQSHQGQIWCNSKPNEGASFFFTCGMQL, translated from the coding sequence ATGATGATGCCCCCTTTTCGTACCGAATATACCGGAGACATTCTGATTGTCGATGACATACCAGAAAATCTACAATTGCTCTTTGAAATTCTGAACGAAGAAGGCCACGAAGTGCGGCGTGTACTCAACGGTCAGCAGGCATTAAAAACGGTGGCAGTAGATCCGCCGGATCTAATTTTGCTCGATATCAAGATGCCGATTCTTGATGGCTATGAAGTTTGTAAAACCCTGAAAGCCGATCACCAGACAGCCAACATTCCCATTATTTTCCTGAGTGCCCTTAACGATGTCCTTGATAAAGCGAAGGCTTTTTCCGCAGGAGGCGTGGACTATATCAACAAACCATTCGATGTTTATGAAGTCCTAGTACGGGTTAATAATCAACTTAAGCTTCTCGAAACGACCAGAACCCTGACCCAACGTAATCAGGAACTAGAAATTTTAAATCGTGATTTGGAAGCTTTTAACTATATGGTTTCCCACGATTTGCGACGACCATTGACGCGACTACTAGGGTTCTGTGAACTGTTAGCGGATGGTGAGCTGGGAGTCGCAGATCGAGCAGAGGCCATGGAAATCATCAGTAATGCTGGCACTGAAATGAACCAAATTATCAGTGATTTAATGCGTCTTGCGACGGTTTCCCAAGGGGAGCTACAGTTGGAAATGGTGAACCTCAGTACGATGGCGATCGCCATTGCTGCACAACTTCAAAATCAAAACCCTGAGCGTCAGAGCCAGATCGATATTGCACCAGACTTAATCATCGCTGGCGATCGCCGTCTGTTGAAAATTGCCTTGGAAAACCTATTAGAAAATGCGTGGAAATATAGCAGCGAAAAAGCCCTGACAAAAATTGACTTTTTTCAAGCCGACAATGGCCATTTCTGCATCCGTGACAACGGCATTGGCTTTGATAGCAACCAGCAAAATCAGATTTTTACACCCTTTACTCGACTACACAAAGAGCGTAATTTTGCCGGCACAGGCATCGGTCTAACCATCGTTCAACGCATTATCCAAAGCCATCAAGGACAAATTTGGTGCAACTCAAAACCCAATGAAGGCGCTAGCTTTTTCTTTACCTGCGGGATGCAGCTCTAA
- the sufR gene encoding iron-sulfur cluster biosynthesis transcriptional regulator SufR, translated as MTISETRSTKQDILDFLLKHGQAKAVQLAESLHISPQAVRRHLKDLETEGLIKHQAYQEGKGRPNFFYGLSRAGRDRLPNRHGDFAVSFLDALVETAGEEQVKAVLQKQWQKKAAEYRDHLGDGTLAQRLARLVSLRQAEGYMAEIQPVTEDSQGEFLLMEHHCAIAEVAESFPVVCGNELEMFEAILPDCKVERTQWINEGEHRCGYLIQSQT; from the coding sequence ATGACTATTTCTGAAACTCGTTCAACTAAGCAAGATATTCTGGATTTCTTATTAAAGCATGGTCAGGCGAAGGCGGTGCAGTTGGCGGAATCTTTGCACATTAGCCCCCAGGCAGTGCGTCGCCATTTAAAGGATTTGGAAACTGAGGGATTAATTAAACATCAGGCCTATCAAGAAGGGAAGGGTCGTCCCAATTTTTTCTATGGTTTGAGTCGGGCTGGGCGCGATCGCCTGCCCAATCGCCATGGAGATTTTGCGGTGTCGTTTCTTGATGCGCTGGTCGAAACGGCTGGTGAGGAGCAAGTGAAGGCTGTTTTGCAAAAGCAATGGCAGAAAAAAGCAGCGGAATATCGCGATCACCTTGGGGACGGCACTTTAGCGCAACGTTTAGCAAGGTTGGTGAGCCTACGGCAGGCGGAGGGTTATATGGCAGAGATTCAACCAGTGACAGAGGATAGCCAAGGGGAGTTTTTATTAATGGAACATCATTGTGCGATCGCCGAGGTTGCGGAATCTTTTCCGGTGGTGTGTGGCAATGAGTTAGAGATGTTTGAAGCGATTTTACCGGACTGTAAGGTGGAGCGCACCCAGTGGATCAATGAAGGGGAACATCGGTGCGGTTATTTGATTCAATCCCAAACTTAG
- the sufB gene encoding Fe-S cluster assembly protein SufB: MSATVKTLVNQPYKYGFVTDIETEKIPRGLSEDVIRLISAKKKEPEFMLEFRLKAYKQWQKMTEPEWAHVNYPAIDYQDIVYYSAPKKDIKKAESLDEVDPALLETFAKLGIPLDEQKRLSNVAVDAVFDSVSIATTFKKDLAKYGVIFCSISEALEEHPELVKKYLGTVVPTADNYFAALNSAVFSDGSFVFIPKGVKCPMELSTYFRINDGDSGQFERTLIIAEEGASVSYLEGCTAPMFDTNQLHAAVVELVALDNADIKYSTVQNWFAGDENGKGGIYNFVTKRGLCKGVNSKISWTQVETGSAITWKYPSCVLVGDNSVGEFYSIALTNNMQQADTGTKMIHVGKNTRSTIISKGISAGKSQNSYRGLVKMNPKADGARNYSQCDSMLIGDRAGANTYPYIQVDNQNAKVEHEASTAKIGEEQLFYFAQRGISEEDAISMLVSGFCKDVLSELPMEFAAEADKLLSLKLEGTVG, encoded by the coding sequence ATGAGCGCGACTGTCAAAACCCTCGTCAATCAGCCATACAAATATGGTTTCGTCACTGATATCGAAACTGAAAAGATTCCCCGTGGCCTTAGCGAAGATGTCATTCGTCTGATCTCCGCGAAGAAAAAAGAACCTGAGTTCATGCTGGAGTTTCGCCTGAAGGCCTACAAGCAATGGCAGAAAATGACTGAGCCTGAGTGGGCTCATGTAAATTATCCGGCGATCGATTATCAAGATATCGTTTACTACTCAGCACCCAAAAAAGACATCAAAAAAGCCGAGAGTCTCGATGAAGTAGACCCTGCTCTCCTTGAAACCTTTGCCAAGCTCGGTATTCCCCTCGACGAGCAAAAGCGTTTATCAAACGTTGCCGTTGACGCAGTTTTTGATAGCGTTTCCATTGCCACAACGTTTAAAAAAGACTTGGCAAAATACGGCGTAATTTTCTGCTCCATCTCGGAAGCACTAGAGGAGCACCCCGAACTAGTCAAAAAATATCTCGGCACTGTTGTCCCAACGGCTGACAATTATTTTGCAGCGCTGAATTCGGCTGTTTTTAGTGATGGTTCCTTTGTTTTCATTCCGAAAGGGGTGAAATGTCCGATGGAGTTGTCCACTTATTTCCGAATTAATGACGGTGACTCTGGTCAGTTTGAGCGGACTCTCATTATTGCGGAAGAAGGCGCATCGGTTAGCTACCTTGAAGGTTGTACCGCACCGATGTTTGACACGAATCAGCTCCACGCAGCGGTCGTCGAACTCGTTGCCCTTGATAATGCCGACATTAAATATTCCACCGTTCAGAACTGGTTCGCTGGCGACGAAAATGGTAAGGGTGGTATTTACAACTTTGTAACGAAGCGCGGTCTTTGTAAGGGCGTTAATTCAAAGATTTCTTGGACGCAGGTAGAAACAGGCTCTGCCATCACGTGGAAATATCCGAGCTGCGTTCTAGTCGGTGATAATTCGGTCGGGGAATTTTATTCCATTGCCCTCACGAATAATATGCAGCAGGCGGACACGGGCACAAAAATGATCCACGTGGGCAAAAACACTCGCAGCACGATTATTTCTAAGGGTATTTCTGCGGGTAAATCTCAGAATAGCTACCGTGGTTTAGTGAAAATGAATCCCAAGGCTGATGGGGCACGGAATTATTCCCAGTGTGACTCGATGTTGATCGGCGATCGCGCGGGGGCAAACACCTATCCTTACATCCAAGTGGATAACCAAAATGCCAAGGTAGAGCATGAAGCTTCGACGGCCAAAATTGGTGAGGAACAACTTTTCTATTTTGCCCAGCGTGGCATTTCGGAAGAGGATGCTATTTCCATGTTGGTCAGTGGTTTCTGTAAAGACGTTCTCAGTGAGCTACCGATGGAGTTTGCGGCGGAGGCTGACAAGCTTTTAAGTCTCAAGCTTGAAGGGACGGTTGGGTGA
- the sufC gene encoding Fe-S cluster assembly ATPase SufC — MSDVILSVKNLTANVDGQQILKGVDLEIKAGEIHAIMGRNGSGKSTLSKIIAGHPEYEVTGGEIIYKGENLLEKEAEERSLDGIFLAFQYPLEIPGVSNLDFLRVAYNAKLKHQGKEEIDAFDFEDLVEEKLDVVKMNPSFLERSLNEGFSGGEKKRNEILQMALLEPSLGILDEIDSGLDIDALRIVSEGVNFLANESNAFLLITHYQRLLNYITPQFVHVMYDGRIVKSGGKELALELEETGYDFLDKEQALAAGAV, encoded by the coding sequence ATGAGTGACGTTATTTTATCGGTAAAAAATTTGACGGCCAATGTTGATGGTCAGCAAATCCTTAAGGGTGTAGATCTCGAAATTAAAGCGGGTGAAATCCACGCGATTATGGGTCGTAATGGTTCTGGTAAGAGTACTCTTTCTAAGATTATTGCGGGTCATCCGGAGTATGAAGTGACTGGTGGTGAAATTATCTATAAGGGTGAAAATCTTTTAGAGAAAGAAGCGGAAGAGCGATCGCTGGACGGTATTTTCTTAGCCTTTCAATATCCCCTCGAAATTCCCGGTGTGAGTAACCTCGACTTTTTGCGGGTGGCTTATAATGCCAAGCTCAAGCATCAGGGCAAGGAAGAAATTGATGCTTTTGATTTTGAAGATCTTGTTGAAGAAAAGCTTGATGTGGTCAAGATGAATCCCAGCTTTCTTGAGCGTAGTCTGAATGAGGGTTTTTCTGGGGGTGAGAAAAAGCGTAATGAAATTCTTCAGATGGCATTGCTTGAGCCTAGTCTCGGTATCCTCGATGAAATCGATTCTGGTCTCGATATTGACGCGCTTCGTATCGTTTCTGAAGGCGTTAACTTTCTCGCCAATGAGAGCAATGCATTCTTGCTGATTACTCACTATCAGCGTTTGCTCAACTACATTACTCCCCAGTTTGTGCATGTCATGTATGACGGTCGCATTGTGAAGAGTGGTGGTAAAGAGCTGGCTCTTGAGCTGGAAGAAACGGGTTATGACTTCCTCGATAAAGAACAAGCACTCGCGGCGGGGGCAGTTTAA